In Brettanomyces bruxellensis chromosome 8, complete sequence, a genomic segment contains:
- a CDS encoding uncharacterized protein (BUSCO:EOG0926578E): MQLRSSTVQATKRSASAESEKEKPAKRAKTDKKVAAKKTGKQAKAKAKAETKVVKTKKEHTSKAESKKEAKQTPGELEIGDAIPEDVVLEDQNSKQVNLLQLAKKAHILVVFVYPRASTPGCTRQAKGFRDEYDELTKKLKATVVGLSADSPKAQQKFIERQSLQYDLLCDPGRSLIATLGCKKHPKGTIRSHFIFVDGILRVKKVKVSPEVSYKGALEQVKEIVAEKK; encoded by the coding sequence ATGCAATTGAGGAGTTCCACAGTCCAGGCAACAAAGCGTAGTGCATCGGCAGAGTCTGAGAAGGAGAAGCCtgcaaaaagagcaaaaacTGATAAAAAAGTGGCTGCTAAGAAAACAGGAAAGCAAGCAAAAGCAAAGGCTAAAGCAGAAACTAAAGTTGTGAAAACTAAAAAAGAGCACACATCCAAGGCTGAGTCAAAGAAGGAGGCCAAACAAACTCCTGGAGAGCTTGAAATCGGGGATGCAATTCCTGAAGATGTCGTTTTAGAGGACCAGAACTCGAAGCAAGTTAACTTGCTCCAATTGGCAAAGAAGGCACACATTCTTGTTGTATTTGTGTACCCAAGGGCTTCAACCCCAGGATGCACAAGGCAGGCCAAAGGTTTCCGTGATGAATATGACGAATTGACAAAAAAGCTCAAAGCTACAGTTGTTGGTCTCAGTGCAGACTCTCCTAAAGCACAGCAAAAGTTTATCGAGAGACAAAGTCTCCAGTATGATCTTTTATGCGATCCAGGCCGGTCACTAATTGCCACTTTAGGCTGCAAGAAGCACCCCAAGGGAACTATTCGATCGCATTTCATCTTTGTAGACGGTATTCTTCGAGTTAAGAAGGTGAAAGTGAGTCCGGAAGTCAGCTATAAGGGTGCATTGGAGCAGGTTAAGGAAATAGTGGCTGAAAAGAAGTGA
- the RPS5 gene encoding ribosomal protein S5, whose translation MSEEQKPVEEQPVEEVPAEETPVEEAPAEEVEVEEEVIAEPEPEFKFVELATPIPKSIQTGAKEVKLFNKWSFEGITVKDISLADYIQVRQPIFVPHTAGKYANKRFRKAQCPIVERLTNAIMMNGRNNGKKLKAVRIVKHSMEIINVITDQNPLQVLVDAIVNTGAREDTTRVGSAGAVRRQAVDVSPLRRVDQSISLLTTGAREAAFRNIKTIAECLAEELINAAKGSSTSFAIKKKDELERVAKSNR comes from the coding sequence ATGTCTGAAGAACAGAAGCCAGTCGAAGAACAACCAGTGGAGGAAGTTCCAGCCGAGGAAACTCCAGTTGAAGAAGCTCCAgctgaagaagttgaagttgaagaagaagttatTGCAGAGCCAGAACCAGAGTTCAAGTTTGTTGAGTTGGCTACACCAATCCCAAAGAGCATCCAGACCGGAGCCAAGGAGGTTAAGTTGTTCAACAAGTGGTCTTTTGAGGGAATCACTGTCAAGGACATCTCATTGGCTGACTACATCCAGGTCAGACAGCCAATCTTTGTTCCTCACACTGCCGGAAAGTACGCCAACAAGAGATTCAGAAAGGCACAGTGCCCTATTGTTGAGAGATTGACCAACGCCATCATGATGAACGGAAGAAACAACGGTAAGAAGCTCAAGGCTGTGAGAATCGTCAAGCACTCTATGGAGATCATTAATGTCATCACTGACCAAAACCCATTGCAGGTTCTTGTTGATGCCATCGTTAACACAGGTGCAAGAGAAGACACCACCCGTGTTGGTTCTGCCGGTGCCGTCAGAAGACAGGCTGTTGATGTTTCCCCATTGAGAAGAGTCGACCAGTCCATCTCATTGTTGACTACTGGTGCTAGAGAGGCTGCTTTCAGAAACATCAAGACCATTGCTGAGTGCTTGGCCGAGGAGTTGATCAACGCTGCCAAGGGTTCTTCTACTTCCTTCGCtatcaagaagaaggatgagTTGGAGAGAGTTGCCAAGTCCAACCGTTAA